GTACAAGCTATCCTGAAAAACTTAAACGAGTGTATGAAACAATTGTTTAACTAACTTATCTATAAACTATTACCAGCCATCCAGAATAACAAGATACCTCCGGCTACTCCAACATTTAAGGATTCACCGGCATAGCCGGGAATCGAAACTTTTTCAACCAAATTATTATGGATAATTTCTGGTGGAATCCCGTGCGATTCATTTCCCAGTAATAATATATTTTTACGTGGCTTTATTTGTTGAATAGAATTTCCGTTGGCAGAAGCAGCATAAATGAGTTCGGCATATTGGTTAATCCAAGACTTTGAGTTTTCAGGCCAAAATGGTTGAATATGAAAAATACCGCCCATACTGGCACGAACTACTTTTGGGTTTGTTAGTTCAGCACAACTCGGAGTTAATAATAACTGCTTTACCCCAAACCAGTACATTGTTCTGATGATTGTGCCCAAGTTTCCGGGATCTTGAATGTCCCACAAAAAGATACTTGGCCGGTTAAAATCTAAGGTTTCAATAGGAAGCCAATTCGGGATTTTAATGACAGAAAGTAAGCCTTCGGGATTTTGCTGGTCTGTTAGCTTCGCAAAGTCCTCAAAATTAGCAGAATAAATAGGTACATCAATGGGTATTGAAACCTGCCCTACATAATCAGTGCGTATTATTATCGCTTCAATTTGAAAACCGGATAAAATCGCCTCCTGGCACAATTTTTCCCCATAAGCTAAAAACAGCTTATACTCTAACCGGTATTTTTTTTGCTGTAATTGCCTAAAAAAATTTAATTTACTTTTAGAGAGATTGCTATGAGACAAATGATTCATTGACGTTATCTTTTGAGATAACGAAAGTAAGCAACATAGATAGCGGCTACCAACATACCGGCAAAATGCCCAAAGTGAGAAATACCATCTCCATAGCCAGAATTTATCAGCGGTAACACAACTCCCAGCACAAACGAAATCACAAATGATCCCCAAATCAGATACTTTGCACGAATTGGTATCGGAATCGGAAATAAAATAAGCTCATTATTAGGATACAAAACAGCAAAAGCAATAGCAACGCCCGCTATAGCTGCCGAAGCACCTAAAACCGGATACGGATTGGGATCAAATATTGAAGTAACAATCCCAGCACCAATAGCACAAATTAAATAAAACTCAATAAAACGCCTCGAACCAATGGTCATCTCTACCATAGAACCTAAGCCGTATAAAGCAATAGAATTAAATAAAATATGCAGAAAGCCTCCATGCATAAACGCATACGTTAGCCACTGAATAAAGTTAAACTCAGGAAGCGTTTTCATCAAATCAGGGTCCCGCTTGATTACCCAATTAACTTTCTCTAAAATTAAATACGGCTCAACTTCCGAAAAAATTAATTGTAGTAAAAAAACAATAATATTGATAATCAGAATATTGGTAACAACAGGTGTAGGTCCACGAAACATGAAGCAGAAATTTTAATAAACTATAATAACAACTAAAAAGGTTTTTACCCAAAAAGAAAACTCAACAAAATGCTTGAGCAAATCAGTAAAATTTTGAAACGAACACATTAGGCTGCTATTTTAAGTAGTTTTTAAAAACGCTGACACCTTTAACCCCAAAAATATATATTAAGTTCAAAGTTATAGCCTGGCGGAAAAAATTTGATTCAGAGGTTGTTTAAAAATGGTGTAAAAATTGTTAAATTATTTAATATCACATGGTTAAATACATATTTATTTGTATATTGCTGATTATTAATCAGATAATTAAGCAAGTATGAAAGCCTACCCAACCAACCTAACTGATATTCAGTACGAAGCTATTGAAAAAATAGTAAATGATAACAGGAAAAGAAAGCATCCTTTAAGATGTATTGTAGACGCATTATTGTACATCACCAAAACTGGTGTTCAATGGAGATTGCTGCCTAAAGATTTCCCTAAGTGGCAACTCGTTTATTATTATTTCAGAAAATGGACAGCAGAAGGGCTTATTGAAGAAATACATGATTTTTTGCGTGATAAGTTAAGAAAGGAAAAAGGAAAACATGTTTCACCAAGTCTTGGATTAATTGATAGTCAAACTGTTAAAACTTGTTCTTTCTCGTTATCAAACGGTTATGACGGAAACAAGAAAATTAAAGGAAGAAAAAGACATATTATTACTGACACATTCGGATTTATTATAGCTATTGTGATTCATAACGCTGATATTCAGGACAGAGAAGGAGCTAAATATGTTCTTGAAGAATTAAGATATAAGTACCCTAGATTGACAAAAATATTGGCAGATCAAGGTTATACCGGTAACTTAGCTGAATGGATTTTAAAAAGTTTGAATTACACTTTGGAAATTGTAAAAAAAGTGGCAGGAATTAGTGGATTTAATGTCTTACCCAAGAGATGGATAGTTGAACGAACTTTTGGATGGCTTGGTTTTCAACGAAGATTGGTTAATGACTATGAATTCCACCCCGAATGCAGTACAAGCTTTGTGCACTTAGCTATGATTAGAATTATGCTTAAAGAATAAAAAAATAAATTTTAAACAACCTCTTAGAGAACAGAGACACTCCTAATGGATATTTTTGTGCTTTGGCAATGAGGGTAAATAACCCTTAGCTTGACTTCTGGCATAGACGATAAAGTTAGTCTTTATTGCCAAAAACCTCATCATACTTTCTGAACCACAACTTTAAATCACTTCACTATGCTAAATAAATACCGACACTAAAGGCAGTCTTAGATTTGAAATAAACCGCTTGTTTTAGCGAGTAGAAGTTGTTTTTTTTGCGCGGATAAGAAAATCCCATATTTTCGTTCAATATCAAATTTATAAGTTACATAGAAAATGGTTAATATCACCCACAAAAATCCAACCTATCGCATTGCTTTAGCGCAGGCAGTTGTAAAAGTAGGCTCACCGGAAACAATAACCGCTATTGTAGAAAAAAAAGTTCCCAAAGGAGATGTTTTAGAGATGGCTAAAGTAGCCGGACTTTTTGCAGCCAAGAAAACGAGTGATGTAATCCCTGACTGCCACCCAATGCCCATAGAAGCAACCTCAATCACCTATGAAATCACGCCTGTTGAAATTAAAATATCAGTAGAAGTACAAACTATCTACAAAACCGGCGTTGAGGTAGAGGCTATGTATGCCGCATCAGTAGTCGCACTCACGATTTATGATATGCTAAAACCTATAGACAAAAACATTGTTATTGAGCAAGTTAAGCTAATTAACAAGCAAGGTGGAAAAAGCGATTGGGCTAAAAAGGAGGTCTCGGGAATTAAGGCATCCGTAATCGTTTGTTCAGATTCTATTTCAAAAGGAACCAAAGAAGATAGAGCCGGCAAGGCGATTATTCAAAAATTAGAGCAATTTAAAGTAACAGTGGTTGATTATGTGATTATTCCTGATGAGAAAAAGGATATTCAAGAGATGGTAAGCAGCTATTGTAATCAGGGTTTACAGTTGGTTATTCTTACTGGTGGAACGGGGTTATCTCCGCGCGATGTAACGCCGGAAGCCTTAGATCCGCTTATCCAAAAAAGAATTCCCGGTATCGAAGAGGCTATTCGGAGCTACGGTCAAACGAGAACTCCCTATGCGATGCTCTCCCGTAGCGTTGTGGGATTGATTGGCCAAACACTGGTATTAGGGCTCCCAGGATCTACCCGCGGCGCATCTGAAAGTATAGATGCTGTATTTCCCCAAATCCTGCACATATTTCGAGTAATGAAAGGCGCTAACCACGATTAAAGACTCCTATTCAGCATTCAAAAAATGCTGAATAGCACTCAAATACTGAAAATCTAACTTAGTAATTTACTCCCCTAATTATTTTTTGGGGGTAAATACCTGATTCGGAAAAGAATTAGCAGTAGGTACTTGTATCTGAATAAAACCGTGTTTTGCATTAACGTGGCAGGTATTGCAGCCATCAATTAACGCTAAATAAGATTGTTGAAATAATTTAGCATCTTGCTTTTTGATGGAATTATCAACAGCTTCGATTTTAGAATACAGAGCCTCCTTAATTAAGGTGCTGATGTTTATTTCATCTTCAACAATGTTGTGTTTGGCAATATCTTCTGCTTTTTCTGCTAATTCTTCTAAGTAAAAATCTGCGAGTTCCCAATTTTTATTGCTTCCTGCGAAATATAGCTTTTCGATAAACCGCTGATTGTAAGACATAGCCATAATGAGGTCATAATCTTCTTTTTCGTCCTTTTTCTCTGCCTTTGAATGTTCTTTTTTATCGCCATCTACTGGTTGGGTTACTTTTTTTTCAATATCATTTATTTTGATGAATAACCCGATATTCATGATGATAGAAAGCGCAAATAAACCTACTAAAACGGTGTTGGTAATTTTCATGGCGCAAAATTAATTTAGATTAGGTTTAAATAAAAATTGTATGCTAAATTTTTTTGCTTTTCACAGAATTGATTTTCAGGAAATTAGTAAAAATCTTTTTCTGCCTTTTAAACTTTTATTTATCCGCCGTGTTTTTGTTCTGTTGGCTCCATTGGGGGAGGCGGAGGGCAAATTAGCTTGAAAATTTTATCCCAAAAAGGAGTACGAATCTTATCCGGCGGATCTTTGGGAGGCAAAGCAGGTAAACCATGCGGATCCGAAAAAGTATTGAACTTCAAACTTTTATGATAATAATTTGATAAGAAATAGATCAATAAATCTTTGGGATTATCTCTATCCATTTGAAATTCATAGTAGAGGTAGCTATACCAACTACATTCTTGCTGAAAAATTTTTACCTGATTAATGAGGTCTGTTAAGGTTTTGGGAATATTCCCTTCCTCTTTAAATTTAGTTTCTAATTCTTTTAGGCTGTCTAATTTTTCGCCTGCTTCTTTAAAGGAACGGACGTAGTATTTTTCCAAGCTATCAGCATAATCAATCATCCCTTTTAGGTATAAGCAATGCGTTTTGTAGGGTATTGGAACTTCTGGATTCTTTTTGTTGAATGAAACTACTGCTAAGTAGGTTTTTTGGCCGCGATTTGCTAAGCGATACCCGTTTACCTTGATGTCTGTGGCGGTAATTATATGTAGATAATAGTTATGCCAGCCATATTTTAGTTTATATCCCCTTCGAGTGTATAAGCTAGGGTTTGATATTTCTAAATCTATTCCGCTTGCAATCTTGATACGCTGATTGAGGGAATCGTTGGTGGTTATCCACGTATCATAGATAGTATCAATAATTTGCGCTGTAGTATTCAGTTGAATAAAACAGCCAAAAAACACCGAAATAGAGATTAAGAATTCTTTTAACCTCATGAGCAGCAAAGTTACTAACTTTGCTCTGTGAATGTAGCAAAGTATTTATATATCGTAATTTTAGTAGGGATTTTATCATTTTTATTTGCCTGCCAGAGTAATCGGTTAAGTAAAAAGACACGAGTTCCCGCAGATTTTATTTTTCAAGTAGAGCATAGCGGTTGTTACGGAACTTGCCCAATTTATCAAATGCGGCTGAATGCCAAAAGAGAGGTACGCTGGGTCGGAAAACGCTTTACTGAAAATATCGGTACTTGGCAAAAAATAATGCCCGAAGATCAGTTTGCAGTGCTGTTAAAATACATTAAAGAAGCTACTTTAGAATCCTACAAAGATTCTTATGATGACCCCAACATAAGCGATATACCTGCTACAACGCTCACTTTTACTCAAAATGAAAAGACAAAAACCATAGTTTGCCGCTACAAAGTTCCCACTACCCTCGTTCAATTTATAGATAGCGCAGAAGCAATTATTGGAAAACAAAATTTCGTTAAAGTATCTGATGAAACCAATTATTAAGCAAATATATTTTATAACAAATTGTTTATCAATTAGTAAATACTTATTAATCAGTGGTGGTTTATTGCTAAGTTTCACCTTAAATTGCGCTGGAGACCCGCGCAAAAACTGTAATCATCCAAAACATGTTGAATGGGTGAAAGAAAAAACGCTCAAGAAATACGGTAAGAAATAGCTATTATGAATATACGCCAGCTTTTGTATAACCGTTTAGTGCATTTAGCCGGAAAAGAAGGCCGTGCTAATTGGGAACGACAGCTACTTCAAACAGCTTATTTGAAACTATTAGCCGCAGAAAATCCATTAGTAAGCACTAAAATTGGACAATTAGAAATTCATGTTCCCTTTGCAGAAACTCTACCACATTTTGTGGCTACCTCAACGCTGTTTTCAGACTTTTTAAGCCGCGTTCATCAACAGTTAATTACCTATTTTGGGGAAACTTCCGCCGTCATAGCCGGTGCAGAAACAGGGATTTTATTGCCTTTTTTGCCGGAAAAACTTCCCACATTGGCTATTGAAGGAAATCAAACCTATTTTGACACTATATCCAAGCAATTTAGCTCCCTTCCCAACCTTCGTTTTGAACCAGCCCGAATTACCAATGAAGAGATTGACGAATTTATGGACGTTCCGCTGGGAACGGTTGTTTCTATGCCTTTTAACTGGATATTACAAGCAAGCCCGGACTTTTTACACACTAAATGGCTGATTGTGAGCAACCCTGATGTTTTACTACCGGTTTTAGAAAGTGGTTTTTCGTGGCTTAAACAAGAAACACCTCTTCTCCAGATACGGCTAATTCCCAACCGCTTATACTATTCTGACACAGAAATCAAAGACATCTTCACCCTCATACGCGACATCGGCTATTGGTCATTAACAGGTTTTTCTATCTTCGGTAAAAAGATTCATACCTGCACTGTAACAGACCAAACGGGTATTCAAAATCTACTGAAATATGCTAAAAGTGCCTCCGAAGGAATGATTTGGCTTATTTTATTACCCGGAAAAGAAAAGGAGCTTCATCAAGCACTGCTCTAACTTCTTTTATGATTGCCAAATATTTCCAAATTTATTATTGGAAACGATTAATACGCAGTATTTTAGCATATTTTCGGTATCTTCTTTCGTTTCAAGAAGCAGCACAGCCACTTTTAAAACCGGATGAAAAGTTTTATCTGTGGATTCGGCTTGATGAAATTGGGGATTATATTTTGTGGCGCAACTTCTTACCGTTATTACACCAAATTTGGCCGGAGAAAAAAATGATACTCTGCGGTAATATTGCTTGGAAACAATTGTGGGAAGCCTTAGATGCCCAATTAGCTGCTGATTGCGTATGGGTAAACAAAACAAAGTGGCAACAAAATCTCGAATATCGAAAAGAAATTATCCGGCAGATCCGTCAATATAACCCAGAACTTACCATCAACTTAACCTATTCTCGTTCTTTTTATTTAGATGATTATATTGTTTATCATACCAATAGCCCCAAGCGAATTGGGGTAAATGGGGATTTATCCAGTAATTTTAGCTGGCAAGATGCTATTTCGCGCACTTGGTACACAGAGTTTATTTCACCTCCTGATAATATCCGGTTTGATTTTTTTAGGAACCGATGGTTGATAGATAAAGTTGTTCATGCAAAACTACCGATAAATCGTCCGGAAATCATCTGGGATTCGGTAGCGGAGGTAATCGGTAAGCCGCCTTCTAAAACGTATTTTGTGCTTTTTCCTGCCGGGAGGCAGTCGTATAAACGCTGGTCAGCTGTTAACTTTGCTATGGTTGCGCAGCAAATAGCCCAACAGTTTGGCCTAACGATTGTAATTGCCGGAGGGCCAGGCGAAGAAATCTACTCAAAAGCTGTTTTAAATCATTTAACTGTTCCGGCTATTGACCTTACCGGCCAAACATCACTCCCACAACTTTTGACCCTACTACGCGATGCAGCACTGCTGATTTCTAATGACACAAGTTCTGTTCATATTGCCACAGCCTTAAACACACCAGTTGTTGCAGTCTTAAACGGAACACATTATGGTCGTTTTTGCCCGTATCCAGACGAAACAAATGCCTGCTTAGAAGCTATTTACCCACCAGAATTAACCCAAGATAAACTTACGGAAACCCAACGATGGGAAAAATATCGCTACCGGTCTGCTTTTTCTATACATACTATTTCGCCCAAAGTAGTTTTAAATACTTGCCAAAAAATATTAGACAAAAATTGGTTAAAGCCTTGATTAATAATTGAATAGTTATTTTTCAGGTTTTAAAGAGCAGGTTCTTGTTACCCACTTCGTTTTCTTTCCCTAAATGCGGCCTAAATTTCCCTGATTTTTGTCCTTAAATACAAGAATTATGGAAAGGAACTGGGTACAACCCACGCGGATAAAAGACTGGTTGGTAGAAGATCGGCCACGAGAGAAATGTTTGAAATTGGGGGTAGGCTCATTAACAGACTCTGAATTGCTGGCTTTAATATTTGGTAACGGGACCAA
The window above is part of the Bacteroidia bacterium genome. Proteins encoded here:
- a CDS encoding IS5 family transposase; the protein is MKAYPTNLTDIQYEAIEKIVNDNRKRKHPLRCIVDALLYITKTGVQWRLLPKDFPKWQLVYYYFRKWTAEGLIEEIHDFLRDKLRKEKGKHVSPSLGLIDSQTVKTCSFSLSNGYDGNKKIKGRKRHIITDTFGFIIAIVIHNADIQDREGAKYVLEELRYKYPRLTKILADQGYTGNLAEWILKSLNYTLEIVKKVAGISGFNVLPKRWIVERTFGWLGFQRRLVNDYEFHPECSTSFVHLAMIRIMLKE
- the moaCB gene encoding bifunctional molybdenum cofactor biosynthesis protein MoaC/MoaB; amino-acid sequence: MVNITHKNPTYRIALAQAVVKVGSPETITAIVEKKVPKGDVLEMAKVAGLFAAKKTSDVIPDCHPMPIEATSITYEITPVEIKISVEVQTIYKTGVEVEAMYAASVVALTIYDMLKPIDKNIVIEQVKLINKQGGKSDWAKKEVSGIKASVIVCSDSISKGTKEDRAGKAIIQKLEQFKVTVVDYVIIPDEKKDIQEMVSSYCNQGLQLVILTGGTGLSPRDVTPEALDPLIQKRIPGIEEAIRSYGQTRTPYAMLSRSVVGLIGQTLVLGLPGSTRGASESIDAVFPQILHIFRVMKGANHD
- a CDS encoding rhomboid family intramembrane serine protease encodes the protein MFRGPTPVVTNILIINIIVFLLQLIFSEVEPYLILEKVNWVIKRDPDLMKTLPEFNFIQWLTYAFMHGGFLHILFNSIALYGLGSMVEMTIGSRRFIEFYLICAIGAGIVTSIFDPNPYPVLGASAAIAGVAIAFAVLYPNNELILFPIPIPIRAKYLIWGSFVISFVLGVVLPLINSGYGDGISHFGHFAGMLVAAIYVAYFRYLKR
- a CDS encoding DUF6438 domain-containing protein, with translation MNVAKYLYIVILVGILSFLFACQSNRLSKKTRVPADFIFQVEHSGCYGTCPIYQMRLNAKREVRWVGKRFTENIGTWQKIMPEDQFAVLLKYIKEATLESYKDSYDDPNISDIPATTLTFTQNEKTKTIVCRYKVPTTLVQFIDSAEAIIGKQNFVKVSDETNY
- a CDS encoding glycosyltransferase family 9 protein: MIAKYFQIYYWKRLIRSILAYFRYLLSFQEAAQPLLKPDEKFYLWIRLDEIGDYILWRNFLPLLHQIWPEKKMILCGNIAWKQLWEALDAQLAADCVWVNKTKWQQNLEYRKEIIRQIRQYNPELTINLTYSRSFYLDDYIVYHTNSPKRIGVNGDLSSNFSWQDAISRTWYTEFISPPDNIRFDFFRNRWLIDKVVHAKLPINRPEIIWDSVAEVIGKPPSKTYFVLFPAGRQSYKRWSAVNFAMVAQQIAQQFGLTIVIAGGPGEEIYSKAVLNHLTVPAIDLTGQTSLPQLLTLLRDAALLISNDTSSVHIATALNTPVVAVLNGTHYGRFCPYPDETNACLEAIYPPELTQDKLTETQRWEKYRYRSAFSIHTISPKVVLNTCQKILDKNWLKP
- a CDS encoding RNA methyltransferase; amino-acid sequence: MNHLSHSNLSKSKLNFFRQLQQKKYRLEYKLFLAYGEKLCQEAILSGFQIEAIIIRTDYVGQVSIPIDVPIYSANFEDFAKLTDQQNPEGLLSVIKIPNWLPIETLDFNRPSIFLWDIQDPGNLGTIIRTMYWFGVKQLLLTPSCAELTNPKVVRASMGGIFHIQPFWPENSKSWINQYAELIYAASANGNSIQQIKPRKNILLLGNESHGIPPEIIHNNLVEKVSIPGYAGESLNVGVAGGILLFWMAGNSL